From Excalfactoria chinensis isolate bCotChi1 chromosome 4, bCotChi1.hap2, whole genome shotgun sequence, one genomic window encodes:
- the HAND2 gene encoding heart- and neural crest derivatives-expressed protein 2: protein MSLVGGFPHHPVVHHEGYPFAAAAAAAAAATRCGHEENPYFHGWLISSHPEMSPPDYSMALSYSPEYANGAPGMDHSHYGGVPPGSGPPGLGGPRPVKRRGTANRKERRRTQSINSAFAELRECIPNVPADTKLSKIKTLRLATSYIAYLMDLLAKDDQNGEAEAFKAEIKKTDVKEEKRKKELNEILKSTVSSSDKKTKGRTGWPQHVWALELKQ, encoded by the exons ATGAGTCTGGTGGGCGGCTTCCCCCACCACCCGGTGGTGCACCATGAGGGTTATCCCttcgccgccgccgctgccgccgccgccgccgccacccgCTGCGGCCACGAGGAGAACCCCTACTTCCACGGCTGGCTTATCAGCAGCCACCCGGAGATGTCCCCCCCCGACTACAGCATGGCTCTGTCCTACAGCCCCGAGTACGCCAACGGGGCGCCGGGCATGGACCACTCCCATTACGGGGGGGTGCCGCCCGGGAGCGGCCCTCCCGGGCTCGGGGGGCCCCGGCCGGTGAAGCGCAGGGGCACGGCGAACCGCAAGGAGCGGCGCAGGACTCAGAGCATCAACAGCGCCTTCGCGGAGCTGCGCGAGTGCATCCCCAACGTGCCCGCCGACACCAAGCTCTCCAAGATCAAAACCCTCCGCCTGGCCACCAGCTACATCGCCTACCTCATGGACCTGCTGGCCAAGGACGACCAGAACGGGGAGGCGGAGGCTTTCAAGGCAGAGATCAAGAAGACGGACGtgaaggaggagaagaggaagaaggagctG AATGAAATCTTGAAAAGCACAGTTAGCAGCAGCGATAAGAAAACCAAAGGGCGGACAGGCTGGCCGCAGCACGTCTGGGCGCTGGAGCTCAAGCAGTGA